A stretch of the Planktothricoides raciborskii GIHE-MW2 genome encodes the following:
- the gltB gene encoding glutamate synthase large subunit — MTEVQKTTNEFQGQRWLVEERDACGVGFVADSKGVASHNIIVEALPALACMEHRGGCSADRDSGDGSGILTAIPWELLAQDTALTEETRSLIANQRQHIGVGMVFLPLDSGDRALAVDVTEKVLVKEGFQVLGWRVVPVKQEVLGIQARETEPMISQLLVFHPTQTGDELERSLYLARRVVGDALNQTGVISWANNYYMCSFSCRTIVYKGMVRGAILGEFYQDLTNPAYKSSFAVFHRRFSTNTMPRWPLAQPMRLLGHNGEINTLLGNMNWMTARQANLSHECWGDRISDLMPFVRTDNSDSANLDNVFELLVRSQRSPAEAIMMLVPEAFRNQPDLADHPEIVDFYDYNAGVMEAWDGPALLVFSDGKQVGASLDRNGLRPARYAITRSGLVVVSSEAGVVPLVESEIVEKGRLGPGQMMVVDLESGEVLHNWDIKQRVAQARPYKEWLQSRFVFERHGHLPAPQLDESTLLRSQVAFGYSTEDVEMMIQAMAETGKEATFCMGNDTPLAVLSDKPYLLYDYFKQRFAQVTNPAIDPLRESLVMSLEVYLGGHRNLLEEDAAHAKQLQLMSPILNEPELENLISTGNGHGINVARISTLYEIVTGSDDLANALAALKKSVSEAVAAGTKIIILSDHSEISANITYIPPLLAVGTVQYHLIREGLRTQASIVVETAQCWTTHHFACLIGYGASAVCPYLALETVRHWWSNSKTQKMMERGQIEAISLEKAQENYCKAVEAGLLKILSKMGISLLASYKGAQIFEAIGIGEDLLNIAFEGTVSRIGGLSVADVAREVMAFHGKAFPETRFLGETGFLGETGALKKLENFGFVQHRPSGEYHANNPDLAKLLHQAVKTNEFDHYQLYQEYLKNSPIVNLRDLLDLQGDRPSIDIAEVEPVEEIVKRFCTGGMSLGALSPEAHETLAIAMNRMGGKSNSGEGGEDPWRFGTINDVDENGQSPSRPYLRGLRNGDTASSAIKQIASGRFGVTPEYLMSGKQLEIKVAQGAKPGEGGQLPGKKVSPYIAMLRKSKPGVPLISPPPHHDIYSIEDLAQLIFDLHQINPQAKVSVKLVAEIGIGTIAAGVAKANADIIQISGHDGGTGASPLSSIKHAGVPWELGLTEVHRTLMQNKLRDRVLLRADGGMKCGMDVMMAALMGAEEYGFGSIAMIAEGCIMARICHMNSCPVGVTTQQEKLRKRFSGMPEHVVNFFYFVAEEVRQLLARLGYRSLNEVIGRADLLTPRQGLQLAKTKTINLNSLLNLPDTRENRDWLNHPEVHTNGPVLDDELLACPEISEAILHPQRFAIANHGTADKTVKIINTDRSVGARVSGQIASKYGNTGFSGQIVLRFSGSAGQSFGAFNISGMTLILEGEANDYVGKSMNGGEIIIKPSPEATFNPSENVIIGNTCLYGATGGTLFAYGQAGERFAVRNSLGKAVIEGAGDHCCEYMTGGVIVCLGKVGRNVGAGMTGGLAYFFDEDGSFPEKVNPEIVKIQRISSPVGDRQLKELIEAHAQRTGSKLAQKLLADWENTLAKFWQVVPPSEENSPEVNAQIQPQPVEMV, encoded by the coding sequence ATGACTGAAGTACAAAAAACTACTAACGAGTTTCAGGGACAACGTTGGTTAGTCGAAGAACGAGATGCTTGTGGAGTTGGCTTTGTGGCTGACTCTAAAGGCGTGGCCAGCCATAACATTATTGTAGAAGCTTTGCCCGCCCTTGCTTGTATGGAACATCGCGGCGGTTGCAGTGCCGATCGCGATTCTGGAGACGGTTCGGGAATTCTCACGGCAATTCCTTGGGAACTGTTGGCCCAAGACACCGCTTTGACAGAAGAAACTCGATCGCTGATTGCCAACCAACGGCAACATATCGGTGTGGGGATGGTATTTTTGCCCCTGGATAGTGGCGATCGCGCTTTGGCTGTTGATGTCACCGAGAAAGTTTTGGTCAAAGAAGGATTTCAGGTGCTTGGGTGGCGGGTGGTGCCCGTGAAACAAGAAGTGCTGGGAATCCAAGCCAGAGAAACCGAACCGATGATTTCTCAATTGCTGGTATTCCATCCCACGCAAACCGGGGATGAACTGGAACGGTCTTTATATTTAGCCCGTCGGGTCGTGGGCGATGCCTTAAATCAAACCGGGGTAATTTCTTGGGCGAATAACTATTATATGTGTTCGTTTTCCTGCCGCACGATTGTCTATAAAGGCATGGTACGCGGCGCGATCTTAGGCGAGTTTTATCAGGATTTGACCAATCCCGCTTATAAGAGTTCGTTTGCCGTATTCCACCGCCGCTTTAGCACCAACACAATGCCCCGCTGGCCCTTGGCGCAACCGATGCGCTTGTTGGGACATAATGGCGAAATCAATACCCTGCTGGGCAATATGAACTGGATGACCGCGCGGCAGGCGAATTTGTCCCATGAATGTTGGGGCGATCGCATTTCTGATTTGATGCCATTTGTTCGCACCGATAATAGTGATTCGGCAAACTTGGATAATGTGTTTGAGTTGCTGGTGCGATCGCAACGTAGCCCTGCGGAAGCGATTATGATGCTGGTGCCCGAAGCGTTTCGGAATCAGCCCGACTTGGCCGATCACCCAGAAATTGTCGATTTCTATGATTACAATGCCGGGGTGATGGAAGCTTGGGATGGCCCGGCTTTGTTAGTGTTTAGCGATGGTAAGCAGGTAGGTGCCAGCTTAGACCGGAATGGTTTACGCCCTGCCCGATATGCGATTACTCGTTCTGGTTTGGTGGTGGTTTCCTCGGAAGCTGGGGTAGTGCCTTTGGTTGAGTCGGAAATTGTGGAAAAAGGACGCCTCGGCCCTGGTCAAATGATGGTGGTAGACCTGGAAAGTGGCGAAGTTCTCCATAATTGGGACATTAAGCAGCGCGTTGCCCAAGCCCGACCCTATAAGGAGTGGTTGCAAAGTCGCTTTGTGTTTGAACGTCATGGCCATTTACCAGCCCCTCAATTAGATGAGTCAACTTTGCTGCGATCGCAAGTTGCATTTGGCTATTCCACGGAAGATGTGGAAATGATGATTCAGGCAATGGCGGAAACCGGGAAAGAAGCCACATTTTGTATGGGCAATGATACCCCGTTGGCGGTTTTGTCCGATAAGCCTTATTTGCTTTACGACTATTTTAAGCAACGGTTTGCCCAAGTTACTAACCCGGCGATCGACCCATTGCGGGAAAGTTTGGTCATGTCCCTAGAAGTTTATCTAGGGGGACATCGCAATTTATTAGAAGAAGATGCCGCCCATGCCAAACAGTTGCAATTAATGTCACCAATTCTCAATGAACCGGAATTAGAAAATTTAATTTCTACCGGCAATGGGCATGGCATTAACGTGGCGCGGATATCGACTTTGTATGAGATCGTTACAGGTTCCGATGATTTAGCTAATGCTTTAGCAGCATTGAAAAAATCCGTTTCTGAAGCGGTGGCCGCCGGAACTAAGATTATCATTTTGAGCGATCACTCCGAAATCAGTGCCAATATTACATATATTCCGCCGTTGTTGGCAGTGGGCACCGTTCAATACCATTTAATCCGGGAAGGTTTACGCACTCAAGCTTCAATTGTGGTGGAAACAGCCCAATGTTGGACTACCCATCATTTTGCTTGTTTAATTGGTTATGGCGCATCCGCAGTTTGTCCTTATTTAGCATTAGAAACGGTGCGGCATTGGTGGTCTAATTCTAAGACCCAAAAGATGATGGAACGCGGCCAAATTGAGGCAATTTCCTTAGAAAAAGCTCAAGAAAATTATTGCAAAGCCGTAGAAGCTGGCTTATTAAAAATTCTCTCAAAAATGGGAATTTCTTTGTTAGCCAGTTACAAAGGAGCGCAAATTTTCGAGGCAATTGGTATTGGCGAAGATTTGTTAAATATCGCCTTTGAAGGCACGGTTTCCCGCATTGGCGGCTTGTCTGTAGCTGATGTGGCACGGGAAGTTATGGCATTTCACGGCAAAGCTTTTCCTGAAACCCGGTTTCTTGGAGAAACCGGGTTTCTTGGAGAAACCGGGGCTCTCAAAAAACTGGAAAATTTTGGCTTTGTCCAACATCGTCCCAGTGGGGAATATCATGCCAATAATCCCGATTTAGCTAAGTTATTGCATCAGGCTGTTAAAACTAACGAATTTGACCATTATCAGCTTTATCAGGAATATCTGAAAAATAGTCCGATTGTGAATCTACGGGATTTGTTAGATTTGCAAGGCGATCGCCCATCTATTGATATTGCCGAAGTGGAACCCGTGGAAGAAATTGTCAAACGGTTCTGCACTGGGGGAATGTCTCTGGGGGCGCTTTCTCCCGAAGCCCACGAAACTCTGGCGATCGCCATGAACCGGATGGGTGGTAAGTCCAACTCTGGGGAAGGAGGCGAAGATCCCTGGCGGTTTGGGACGATCAATGATGTGGATGAAAACGGACAATCCCCTTCTCGGCCATATTTGCGGGGTCTACGCAACGGTGACACCGCCTCTTCTGCCATTAAACAAATCGCTTCCGGTCGCTTTGGGGTCACACCAGAATACCTGATGAGCGGTAAGCAACTGGAAATTAAAGTGGCTCAAGGGGCAAAACCGGGAGAAGGCGGTCAATTGCCCGGTAAAAAGGTCAGTCCCTATATCGCCATGTTGCGGAAATCTAAGCCCGGAGTGCCGTTGATTTCCCCACCGCCCCACCACGATATCTACAGTATTGAGGATTTGGCCCAGTTAATTTTTGACTTGCACCAAATTAATCCCCAAGCTAAGGTATCGGTGAAATTAGTGGCGGAAATTGGGATTGGCACGATCGCTGCTGGGGTGGCAAAAGCCAACGCAGATATTATTCAAATTTCCGGCCATGACGGAGGTACGGGCGCTTCGCCGTTGAGTTCCATCAAACACGCGGGGGTTCCCTGGGAGTTGGGCTTAACGGAAGTCCACCGGACCCTGATGCAAAATAAGCTGCGCGATCGCGTCCTATTGCGGGCTGACGGTGGCATGAAATGCGGCATGGATGTAATGATGGCCGCCTTAATGGGCGCTGAAGAATACGGCTTTGGGTCCATTGCCATGATTGCGGAAGGCTGCATTATGGCGCGGATTTGCCACATGAACTCTTGCCCGGTAGGTGTGACAACCCAGCAGGAGAAACTCCGCAAGCGGTTTAGTGGAATGCCCGAGCACGTGGTCAATTTCTTCTATTTTGTGGCGGAAGAAGTGCGGCAACTATTGGCGCGGTTGGGCTATCGTTCCTTAAATGAGGTCATCGGTCGCGCCGATCTCTTAACCCCCCGTCAAGGGTTGCAGTTAGCCAAGACTAAGACCATTAACCTGAATTCCCTGCTGAATTTGCCCGATACGCGGGAAAACCGCGATTGGTTAAATCATCCCGAAGTCCATACCAATGGGCCAGTGTTGGATGATGAGTTATTAGCCTGTCCAGAAATTTCCGAGGCGATATTGCATCCGCAACGCTTCGCGATCGCCAATCATGGCACAGCGGACAAAACCGTCAAAATTATCAACACCGATCGCTCTGTCGGCGCCCGCGTTTCCGGTCAAATTGCCAGCAAATACGGCAATACCGGCTTCAGCGGTCAAATTGTCCTCCGGTTTAGCGGGTCTGCGGGTCAAAGTTTTGGTGCCTTTAACATTTCTGGCATGACTTTAATCCTGGAAGGGGAAGCCAATGACTATGTGGGTAAAAGCATGAATGGCGGTGAAATCATCATCAAGCCCTCACCAGAAGCCACCTTTAATCCCTCAGAAAACGTGATTATCGGCAACACTTGCCTGTACGGGGCGACCGGCGGCACTTTATTCGCTTATGGTCAAGCGGGCGAACGGTTTGCGGTGCGGAATTCCCTGGGTAAAGCAGTCATTGAAGGGGCTGGCGACCACTGCTGTGAATATATGACCGGCGGTGTGATTGTTTGCTTGGGCAAAGTAGGTCGCAACGTGGGCGCTGGGATGACCGGCGGATTGGCCTATTTCTTTGATGAAGATGGTTCATTCCCGGAAAAAGTTAATCCAGAAATTGTCAAAATTCAACGGATTAGTTCCCCAGTGGGCGATCGACAATTAAAAGAATTAATTGAAGCCCACGCCCAACGGACTGGTTCCAAGTTAGCCCAGAAATTATTAGCAGATTGGGAAAATACCTTGGCTAAATTCTGGCAAGTAGTGCCTCCTTCTGAGGAAAATTCCCCAGAAGTGAATGCTCAAATTCAACCACAACCAGTAGAAATGGTCTAG